The following proteins are co-located in the Billgrantia tianxiuensis genome:
- a CDS encoding sodium/glutamate symporter, translating to MTMTVGELFIALVLVSLVLLASNVLRNFSPWLRRLFLPSSVVGGLILLLLGPEVLGRAVTAPFDNAAGLFPEYVFESWAALPGLLINVVFAALFIGRPIPGLRTIWMRAGPQVVVGQTMAWGQYVVGLTLAILVLAPIFGMNPMAGALIEIGFEGGHGTAAGMADTFAELGFEEGADLALGLATIGIVSGVLIGTLMINLAARRGVISLNDTGLTSEALDRAQEQTEQNERPSTEDYSEFKKDLAQEEETADPLSLHIGLVGIAIVIGWLILSALQWIEQQTWARDGGLEVLAHVPLFPIAMIGGVIVQLCVTRFGLEPHVSSRTMSRIAGTALDFTIVAALATLSLTALGEYLVPFLLLAAAGIAWCLFVLIVIAPRVIPENWFERGIGDFGQSMGVTVTGLLLMRMADPKNRSGAFESFGYKQLMFEPVVGGGLFTAASLPLIAQFGAPAILGLALVLTVAWLIFGLLYFGRMVPDRGRGRW from the coding sequence ATGACCATGACGGTGGGTGAGCTTTTCATTGCCCTGGTACTCGTCTCGCTGGTGCTGCTGGCAAGCAACGTCCTGCGCAACTTTTCCCCCTGGCTCCGCCGTTTGTTCCTGCCCAGCTCCGTGGTCGGCGGGCTGATCCTGCTGCTGCTGGGCCCCGAGGTACTGGGACGAGCCGTCACGGCCCCTTTCGACAACGCGGCGGGGCTATTCCCCGAGTACGTCTTCGAGAGCTGGGCCGCCCTCCCGGGGCTGCTGATCAATGTCGTGTTTGCGGCGCTGTTCATCGGCCGGCCGATCCCCGGGCTGCGCACCATCTGGATGCGTGCCGGACCGCAGGTGGTGGTTGGCCAGACCATGGCCTGGGGCCAGTACGTGGTGGGTCTCACCCTGGCGATTCTTGTACTAGCCCCCATCTTCGGCATGAACCCCATGGCCGGTGCGCTGATCGAGATCGGTTTCGAAGGGGGGCATGGGACGGCGGCTGGCATGGCAGACACCTTTGCCGAGCTGGGTTTCGAGGAGGGTGCCGACCTGGCGCTGGGCCTGGCCACCATCGGCATCGTCTCGGGCGTACTCATCGGTACCTTGATGATCAATCTGGCCGCCCGGCGCGGGGTCATCTCACTGAACGACACGGGCTTGACCTCCGAGGCACTGGACCGGGCGCAGGAACAAACCGAGCAGAACGAGCGCCCTTCCACCGAGGACTACAGCGAGTTCAAGAAAGACCTGGCCCAGGAAGAGGAAACGGCCGATCCCCTGAGCCTGCACATCGGCCTGGTCGGCATCGCCATCGTCATCGGCTGGCTGATCCTCAGTGCCTTGCAGTGGATCGAACAGCAGACCTGGGCACGGGACGGCGGCCTGGAGGTGCTCGCCCACGTGCCGCTGTTTCCCATCGCCATGATCGGCGGCGTGATCGTGCAGCTCTGCGTTACCCGCTTCGGCCTGGAGCCGCACGTCTCTAGCCGTACCATGTCGCGCATCGCCGGTACCGCGCTCGACTTCACCATTGTCGCGGCGCTGGCCACGCTGTCGCTCACCGCGCTGGGCGAGTACCTCGTTCCGTTCCTGCTGCTGGCGGCGGCCGGCATCGCCTGGTGCCTGTTCGTGCTGATCGTGATCGCACCGCGGGTGATTCCCGAGAACTGGTTCGAGCGTGGCATCGGCGACTTCGGCCAGTCCATGGGCGTCACCGTCACCGGCCTGCTGCTGATGCGCATGGCCGACCCCAAGAACCGCTCCGGCGCCTTCGAGAGCTTCGGCTACAAGCAGCTGATGTTCGAACCGGTGGTCGGTGGCGGCCTCTTCACTGCCGCCTCGCTACCGCTCATTGCCCAATTCGGCGCGCCTGCCATCCTGGGCCTGGCCCTGGTGCTGACCGTCGCCTGGCTGATCTTCGGCCTGCTCTACTTCGGCCGCATGGTGCCGGATCGCGGGCGCGGCAGGTGGTGA
- the corA gene encoding magnesium/cobalt transporter CorA produces MTRLFKKHYHPAGTAPGTLRELTLEQAGLLGPATFYLARREAGRWGAMQEIPVTEIPEAAAEGPLCWLHVQGLPKAEELELLGERVGLHPLAQEDILNGGQRPKVERFDDALVVILGIPELDEEGDLHLYQLSLFMGASIVVSVMGETLDPFVVFRRRLKESGGRALGEPDDLLYGMLDAAVDHAFPVLDSVGERIEEMEVEILNHPDSSTLERLHGLKRELIMLRRYLWPTREVINQLLRDHDDLFTPDTRLWMRDVYDHTVQVIDLVESYRDMTASLLDVYLSSMSHRLNESMRTLTIIATVFMPLTFIVGVYGMNFENPVSPFAMPELGWYWGYPMVWGVMLAVAVGMVVWFKRKRWF; encoded by the coding sequence ATGACCCGACTGTTCAAGAAGCACTACCATCCGGCCGGTACGGCCCCGGGTACCCTGCGCGAGCTGACGCTTGAGCAGGCAGGTCTGCTTGGCCCTGCCACGTTTTACCTGGCCCGCCGCGAGGCGGGGCGCTGGGGCGCGATGCAGGAGATTCCGGTCACGGAGATCCCCGAGGCCGCTGCGGAGGGGCCATTATGCTGGCTGCATGTGCAGGGGCTGCCCAAGGCCGAGGAGCTGGAGCTGCTTGGCGAGCGGGTGGGCCTGCATCCACTCGCCCAGGAGGATATCCTCAACGGTGGCCAACGGCCCAAGGTCGAGCGCTTCGATGATGCGCTGGTCGTCATTCTCGGCATTCCTGAACTCGACGAAGAGGGAGACCTGCACCTCTACCAGCTCTCCCTGTTCATGGGTGCCAGCATCGTCGTCAGTGTGATGGGGGAAACCCTGGACCCCTTCGTGGTCTTTCGGCGGCGGCTCAAGGAGAGCGGAGGGCGCGCCCTGGGCGAGCCCGACGATCTTCTCTACGGAATGCTCGATGCTGCCGTCGATCACGCCTTCCCGGTGCTCGACAGTGTAGGCGAGCGCATCGAGGAGATGGAGGTCGAGATCCTCAACCATCCCGACAGCTCGACGCTGGAGCGCCTGCATGGCCTGAAGCGTGAGCTGATCATGCTGCGACGCTATCTCTGGCCCACCCGTGAAGTGATCAACCAACTGCTGCGCGATCACGACGATCTCTTCACCCCCGATACGCGGCTGTGGATGCGCGACGTCTATGACCATACCGTGCAGGTCATCGATCTTGTGGAAAGCTATCGCGACATGACGGCGAGCCTGCTCGACGTCTATCTTTCCAGCATGAGCCATCGGCTCAACGAGAGCATGCGCACCCTGACCATCATCGCTACCGTGTTCATGCCGCTGACCTTCATCGTCGGGGTGTATGGTATGAATTTCGAGAACCCCGTCAGTCCATTCGCCATGCCTGAGCTTGGCTGGTACTGGGGCTATCCCATGGTGTGGGGCGTGATGCTCGCAGTGGCCGTCGGCATGGTGGTCTGGTTCAAGCGCAAGCGCTGGTTCTAG
- a CDS encoding AraC family transcriptional regulator, which produces MELLVEIRHYPDRVLTDRHGFHQLLLGLDGALELESAGRLMHVTRGVLAPVASGDVHHYLAPGDNRVLVLDLPEAWCEALAFEGLMLGQARRLPEQLVAQGKGLGGSGQALACWLQQALAAGGRRLAPPRLKLLELLPAMRGDLAHPWRVGEMARSCHLAEAVFARQFRALTGQSPHEWLVRERLALARELLRADNASLTEVAQACGFADSAHFSKSFRQRHEVSPSEWRRLALGKGAACKGQDSTSDRDT; this is translated from the coding sequence ATGGAGCTGCTCGTCGAGATACGCCACTACCCCGACCGCGTGTTGACCGACCGCCACGGGTTTCACCAGCTGTTGCTGGGGCTCGATGGTGCGCTGGAACTCGAGTCGGCAGGGCGGCTCATGCACGTGACGCGCGGCGTGCTGGCCCCGGTTGCCAGTGGCGACGTGCACCACTACCTGGCGCCGGGAGACAACCGCGTGCTGGTGCTCGACTTGCCCGAGGCGTGGTGCGAGGCGTTGGCCTTCGAAGGGCTGATGCTGGGGCAGGCGCGGCGTTTGCCGGAGCAACTGGTGGCGCAAGGGAAGGGGCTTGGCGGCTCGGGCCAGGCGCTGGCCTGCTGGCTGCAGCAAGCGCTCGCCGCCGGTGGCCGCCGCTTGGCGCCGCCGCGGCTGAAGCTGCTCGAGCTGCTGCCCGCCATGCGCGGCGACCTGGCGCATCCTTGGCGCGTGGGTGAGATGGCCAGGAGTTGCCACCTGGCCGAGGCCGTCTTCGCCCGTCAGTTTCGCGCGCTGACCGGCCAATCGCCCCACGAGTGGCTGGTGCGCGAGCGCTTGGCACTGGCCCGCGAGCTGCTGCGAGCCGACAACGCTTCGCTCACCGAAGTGGCCCAGGCCTGCGGCTTTGCCGACAGCGCCCATTTTTCGAAGAGCTTCCGCCAGCGGCATGAGGTGTCGCCCAGCGAGTGGCGCCGGCTGGCGTTGGGGAAGGGCGCTGCATGCAAAGGTCAGGATTCGACAAGCGACCGCGACACCTGA
- a CDS encoding DMT family transporter, translating into MFALSRRQATAIGATTILNWALLATLTQLSGPVPPFLLTGLAFGIAFLCFLAWSLWRRESFVAPLRQAPSVWALGVGGLFGYHALYFVAQQNAPPANAGLISYLWPLLIVLFVGLLPGERLLPRHVVGGLLGFAGAALLIGGDLGGGGSALGYGAAFACALVWSGYSVLSRAKKAVPTSAVGGFCLVTALLAFACHGLFEATRWPQGIEWLGVVGLGLGPVGSAFFTWDIGVKHGDLHLLGLLAYATPLLSTLVLIVAGYAEATPLLALAAGVITLGMLIGSGAFSRRAPAPA; encoded by the coding sequence ATGTTCGCGCTCTCCCGCCGTCAGGCCACGGCCATCGGGGCCACCACCATTCTCAACTGGGCGCTGCTCGCCACCCTGACCCAGCTCTCCGGGCCGGTGCCGCCGTTCCTGCTCACCGGGCTGGCGTTCGGCATTGCCTTCCTGTGCTTTCTTGCCTGGAGTCTGTGGCGGCGTGAGTCGTTCGTCGCGCCGTTGCGCCAGGCCCCTTCGGTGTGGGCACTGGGTGTCGGCGGGCTGTTCGGTTATCACGCGCTCTATTTCGTCGCCCAGCAGAACGCACCGCCGGCCAACGCCGGGCTGATCAGCTATCTCTGGCCATTGTTGATCGTGCTGTTCGTCGGCCTGCTGCCGGGTGAGCGCCTGCTGCCCCGGCACGTGGTGGGCGGGCTGCTGGGCTTTGCCGGCGCGGCGCTGCTGATCGGTGGCGACCTGGGCGGTGGAGGTAGCGCGCTGGGCTATGGCGCGGCCTTCGCCTGCGCCTTGGTGTGGAGCGGCTACTCGGTGTTATCGCGGGCCAAGAAGGCGGTGCCAACCAGTGCCGTGGGGGGCTTCTGCCTGGTCACGGCACTGTTGGCCTTCGCCTGCCACGGCCTGTTCGAGGCAACGCGCTGGCCCCAGGGCATCGAGTGGCTGGGCGTGGTTGGGCTGGGCCTGGGGCCGGTGGGCAGTGCCTTCTTCACCTGGGACATCGGCGTCAAGCATGGCGACCTGCACCTGCTCGGACTGCTGGCCTACGCCACGCCGTTGCTCTCGACCCTGGTGCTGATCGTAGCCGGCTACGCCGAGGCCACGCCGCTGCTGGCTCTGGCGGCAGGTGTAATCACCCTGGGCATGCTGATTGGTAGCGGTGCGTTTTCCCGGCGAGCACCTGCCCCCGCCTGA
- a CDS encoding patatin-like phospholipase family protein, producing the protein MPKAECKHIDLALQGGGSHGALTWGVLDRLLEEERLEIDGVSGTSAGAMNAVVLADGLHRGGRQGAREALGNFWRGVSEAARFSPIQPTPWDWLTGTGSLDYSPSYLMFESLTQLVAPAKLNPLGFNPLRDLVCELVDFERVNACRKTQVYVTATNVRTGRAKIFRQPEITVDTVMASACLPFMFPAVMIDGEAYWDGGYSGNPALFPLVDNLDCQDLVVVQVNPLVRNRLPDSARDIVNRINEITFNSSLIKELRSIQLLQQLIDAEGLEVERYRSMRLHLIHAEQEVEQLSASSKLNAQWDFVSRLYRQGRDWAELWLEQNFDAIGKHSTFDLNAVFGDGFRPVSTAEKRRARRARGRSDKA; encoded by the coding sequence ATGCCCAAGGCAGAATGCAAGCACATCGACCTCGCGCTTCAGGGAGGCGGCTCTCACGGCGCATTGACCTGGGGCGTACTTGATCGGTTGCTGGAAGAAGAACGGCTGGAGATAGATGGCGTCAGCGGCACCAGCGCCGGGGCAATGAACGCCGTGGTGCTGGCCGATGGTCTGCACCGCGGCGGCCGCCAGGGAGCGCGTGAGGCGCTTGGCAACTTTTGGCGTGGGGTCAGCGAGGCGGCACGCTTCTCGCCCATCCAGCCCACGCCATGGGACTGGCTGACGGGCACCGGCAGCCTCGACTACTCGCCCAGCTACCTGATGTTCGAGAGCCTGACCCAGCTCGTCGCACCGGCCAAGCTCAACCCCCTGGGCTTCAATCCACTACGCGACCTGGTATGCGAGCTGGTCGACTTCGAACGAGTCAACGCCTGTCGCAAGACCCAGGTGTACGTCACCGCCACCAACGTGCGCACCGGGCGGGCCAAGATCTTTCGCCAGCCGGAGATCACGGTGGATACGGTGATGGCCTCGGCTTGCCTGCCGTTCATGTTCCCTGCCGTGATGATTGACGGCGAGGCCTACTGGGACGGCGGCTATAGTGGCAACCCGGCGCTGTTCCCACTGGTCGACAACCTCGACTGCCAGGACCTGGTGGTGGTCCAGGTCAATCCTCTGGTGCGCAACCGGTTGCCGGACAGCGCCCGCGACATCGTCAATCGCATCAATGAAATCACCTTCAACTCCAGCTTGATCAAGGAGCTGCGCAGCATTCAGTTGCTGCAGCAGTTGATCGACGCCGAAGGCCTCGAGGTGGAGCGCTACCGTTCCATGCGCCTGCACCTGATCCACGCCGAGCAAGAGGTGGAACAGCTCTCCGCCTCGAGCAAGCTCAACGCCCAGTGGGATTTCGTCTCGCGGCTGTATCGCCAGGGCCGCGACTGGGCCGAGCTGTGGCTCGAACAAAACTTCGATGCCATCGGCAAGCACTCCACCTTCGACCTCAATGCCGTGTTCGGCGACGGCTTTCGCCCGGTCTCCACCGCTGAGAAGCGCCGCGCCAGAAGAGCACGAGGCAGAAGCGACAAAGCGTGA
- a CDS encoding NADPH-dependent FMN reductase produces the protein MTTSNPPRILVFAGSAREKSFNKRLARLAAERVEHAGGQATFIDLRDYPLPLYDGDLESREGLPANARRLQELLDEHQGLLLASPEYNGFITPLMKNTLDWMSRSDGERSGLALFADQVAAVVSASPGALGGMRSLALIRQLLSNLGVTVLPSPLAVPRAAQAFNENDELADESQRERLDALCQRLVNTLAKLHAADSPSGS, from the coding sequence ATGACGACTTCCAACCCTCCGCGCATTCTGGTCTTCGCCGGCAGCGCCAGAGAGAAATCCTTCAACAAGCGCCTTGCCCGCCTGGCCGCCGAACGGGTCGAGCATGCCGGCGGCCAGGCGACCTTCATCGATCTGCGTGACTATCCCCTGCCGCTCTACGATGGCGACCTCGAAAGCCGCGAGGGCCTGCCCGCCAATGCCCGCCGCCTCCAGGAGCTGCTGGATGAGCATCAAGGCCTGCTGCTGGCCTCGCCGGAATACAACGGCTTCATCACGCCACTGATGAAGAATACGCTGGACTGGATGTCGCGCTCGGACGGCGAGCGCAGCGGTTTGGCCCTGTTCGCCGATCAGGTGGCGGCGGTGGTCTCCGCTTCACCAGGCGCACTGGGCGGCATGCGCAGCCTGGCGCTGATCCGCCAACTGCTCAGCAACCTCGGCGTTACCGTGCTCCCCAGCCCGCTGGCCGTGCCGCGTGCTGCCCAGGCCTTCAACGAGAACGACGAGCTGGCGGACGAAAGCCAGCGCGAGCGCCTGGACGCTCTTTGTCAGCGGCTGGTCAATACCCTGGCCAAGCTGCACGCTGCCGATAGCCCAAGCGGCTCATGA